In Candidatus Ancaeobacter aquaticus, one genomic interval encodes:
- a CDS encoding phospholipase D-like domain-containing protein, whose protein sequence is MKRLLLNIIILFSLLSPLFSTNAFSEEITPLSNQEYFTAVHKSFAEAKDSIYVVMYYINFKKDQPKSTVSILVNDLVKAKERGVDVKVVLDQTIVFKGNRLLGRDYEKAEKNRRAFDYLKANGIDVSFDKLEIYTHGKCILIDGEIVIIGSHNWTKNALTRSNEYSVLFKSKDVANDFLDDFKKIQIDHEASAKVSQKYIIFNTDIMLAVLSDFVSHSNDYFWNVYMYLVGHYNPGKEINFDYKKVAEYIGISDRMSKNKYREMLGYQTLRNLQNKYGLLKYAPVRGKNAKVILKPFNDTKKKYFEIPEKFWGTGWDMRLSLSGRYCYFINLIEGGPEHKMWMMSKKALVEKYKVGKEVISNGMAELRHWNLLEIEYGNIDSGKGYNNRLPNRYRLKNLYSIENFSKELGKLYDKYGKNKVKEAQEYARLVFCENNLVDVEDIIKMIDEYGIDKVNYAFDRIKDRSKDNPKRSIAYVKGILQSMAMETDK, encoded by the coding sequence ATGAAACGTTTACTTCTAAATATAATAATTCTTTTTAGCCTTCTCTCTCCCCTATTTTCTACAAATGCATTCTCTGAAGAAATTACACCTTTGAGTAATCAAGAATACTTTACTGCTGTTCATAAATCTTTCGCTGAAGCCAAAGACTCCATTTATGTTGTTATGTACTACATTAATTTCAAAAAAGACCAACCTAAGTCTACGGTCTCTATATTGGTTAATGACTTGGTTAAAGCTAAAGAACGTGGTGTTGATGTTAAGGTTGTCCTCGATCAAACTATCGTTTTCAAAGGAAACAGGCTTCTTGGAAGAGATTATGAAAAGGCTGAAAAAAATAGAAGGGCTTTTGATTATCTTAAAGCAAACGGTATTGATGTTTCTTTTGATAAGCTTGAGATATACACCCATGGTAAATGTATCCTTATTGATGGAGAGATAGTCATTATTGGGAGTCATAACTGGACAAAGAATGCTTTAACAAGGAGCAATGAATATTCTGTACTTTTTAAATCAAAAGACGTCGCAAACGATTTTCTGGATGATTTTAAAAAGATACAGATTGATCATGAGGCAAGCGCAAAGGTATCTCAAAAATATATCATTTTTAATACTGATATTATGCTTGCAGTATTAAGTGATTTTGTTTCTCATTCAAATGATTATTTTTGGAACGTATACATGTATCTTGTGGGTCATTACAATCCAGGCAAAGAAATAAACTTTGATTACAAGAAAGTCGCTGAATATATTGGAATTTCCGACAGAATGTCGAAAAATAAATATAGAGAAATGCTTGGTTATCAAACGTTAAGGAATTTACAAAATAAATATGGACTCCTCAAATATGCACCTGTAAGAGGGAAAAATGCTAAAGTTATATTAAAGCCATTTAATGATACTAAAAAGAAATATTTTGAGATTCCGGAGAAATTCTGGGGAACGGGTTGGGATATGAGATTGTCACTTTCCGGAAGATACTGCTATTTTATAAATCTTATAGAAGGCGGACCTGAACACAAAATGTGGATGATGAGCAAAAAGGCACTAGTCGAAAAGTATAAAGTTGGAAAAGAAGTTATTAGCAACGGAATGGCTGAACTTAGACACTGGAATTTGCTCGAAATCGAATATGGCAATATAGATTCTGGTAAAGGATATAATAACAGATTACCAAATAGATATAGGTTAAAGAATTTATACAGTATTGAAAATTTCAGCAAGGAACTTGGAAAACTTTATGACAAGTATGGAAAAAACAAGGTTAAAGAGGCTCAAGAATACGCCAGGCTTGTCTTTTGCGAGAATAATCTAGTTGATGTAGAAGATATTATTAAGATGATCGATGAATACGGAATTGATAAAGTGAACTACGCTTTCGATAGGATAAAAGATAGGTCAAAAGATAACCCGAAAAGAAGCATAGCTTATGTGAAGGGGATATTGCAGAGTATGGCAATGGAAACAGATAAATGA